A genomic region of Jaculus jaculus isolate mJacJac1 chromosome 10, mJacJac1.mat.Y.cur, whole genome shotgun sequence contains the following coding sequences:
- the LOC101605046 gene encoding olfactory receptor 13 → MGNNMTLITEFILVGFPVGPRMQILLFGLFSSCYVFTLLGNGSILGLICLESRLHTPMYFFLSHLALVDMAYACNTVPQMLVNLLRPAKPISFAGCMTQTFLFLTFAHTECLLLVVMSYDRYVAICQPLRYSSIMSWRVCVTLVVTSWVLGVILALVHLVLLLPLPFCGSQKLNHFFCEVIAVLKLACADTHLNEVMVLAGAVSVLVGPFSSIVVSYVHILCAILRIQAPQGRQKAFSTCSSHLCVVGLFYSTAIVTYVGPQHGSAEEQKKYLLLFHSLFNPMLNPLIYSLRNKEVNRALKKMLAKESAS, encoded by the coding sequence ATGGGAAACAACATGACTTTAATCACAGAGTTCATCCTTGTGGGATTCCCCGTGGGCCCGAGGATGCAGATCCTCCTCTTCGGCCTCTTCTCCTCCTGCTACGTCTTCACTCTGCTGGGCAACGGCTCCATCCTGGGGCTTATCTGCCTGGAGTCCAGACTGCACacccccatgtacttcttcctctccCACCTGGCCCTCGTGGACATGGCCTATGCCTGCAACACGGTGCCCCAGATGCTGGTGAACCTCCTCCGCCCAGCCAAGCCCATCTCCTTTGCTGGATGCATGACTCAGACCTTCCTCTTCTTGACGTTTGCGCACACGGAATGTCTCCTCCTGGTGGTGATGTCCTACGATCGGTACGTGGCCATCTGCCAGCCCCTCCGATACTCTTCCATCATGAGCTGGAGAGTCTGTGTGACCCTGGTGGTCACTTCCTGGGTGCTAGGAGTCATCTTGGCCCTGGTCCACTTAGTATTACTCCTTCCATTGCCTTTCTGTGGATCTCAGAAACTGAATCACTTTTTCTGTGAAGTTATAGCTGTCCTCAAACTGGCATGCGCAGACACCCACCTCAATGAGGTCATGGTTCTGGCCGGGGCCGTGTCTGTGCTGGTGGGACCATTCTCCTCCATCGTGGTATCTTATGTTCACATTCTGTGTGCCATCCTGAGGATTCAGGCCCCTCAGGGGCGCCAGAAAGCCTTCTCCAcctgctcctcccacctctgtgtgGTTGGACTGTTTTACAGTACAGCCATTGTCACGTATGTCGGGCCCCAACACGGGAGCGCCGaggagcaaaagaaatacctgctGCTCTTCCACAGCCTTTTCAATCCCATGCTGAACCCTCTGATCTATAGTCTGAGGAACAAAGAGGTCAACCGTGCTCTGAAGAAGATGCTTGCCAAGGAGAGCGCCTCCTGA